The Bacillus sp. B-jedd sequence AAGAAATACAAAAATAAAAGAATTCAAAGGTTCCTATAATGAAATAAAGTTTGTAGATCTTGATGAGAAAACTATGCCTAATAAGTTTCCTATTATTGAAAATAGAAATAACATACTCCCCATGGAGGAGTTCAAAAAGATTCCTGGAATGCCTATTGCTTATTGGGTTAGTAATAAACTGACAAATAGCTTTGAACATGATAAAAAAATTGCAGAATTGGGAGAAGCAAAAAGCGGACTACAAACGGGCAATAATGACTTGTTTTTAAAACAATGGTTCGAAGTAGAAAATACCAAAGTGGCTTATAACATGAAAAGTAGGGATCAATTTTTAAATTCAAAGAAAAAATGGGTTCCGCAAATTAAAGGAGGGTCATATAGAAAGTGGTACGGTAATTTGGACTATGTTCTTAATTGGGAAAATGATGGGCATGAGATAAGAAAAGGTCGCGGATGTAGATTAAATGCAATGGCAAATGATAGATTCTACTTTAAAAAAGGTATCACATGGTCACATACGACTTCGGGAGGATTTGGAGCAAGATATTTACCTTCTGGACACTTATTTAATGTTGAGGCTCCTACACTTTTCCCTTTTGATGATAACCAAATGGGATATATATTGGCATTTTTGAATTCAAAAATTGCATCTGAAAGTTTAAGTGTAATGAATTCTACAATGCATTACTTAGTCGGTGATATATTAAAATTGCCTATAAAGTTGGAGAAGAGTAAAAATGCGGAGATTAATCGGATGGTTAATGAAAGTATTGAGATATCTCAACTTGATTGGGACAGTTTTGAGATTTCATGGAATTTCGAAAAGCATCCATTAATGAATTACTCCTCAAAAACTATTGAATCCACTTTTACCAAATGGGATCAATTTACTGAAAGAAATTTCAATCAACTTAAATCGAATGAGGAAGAATTAAACCGCATATTTATTGAAACTTATGGTTTACAAGAGGAACTTACACCAGAGGTAAATGATGCAGATGTGACAATCCGTAAAGCCAATTTAGAACGAGAAGTCAAGAGCTACATCTCATACGCAATCGGCTGTTCATTCGGTCGCTATTCCCTTGACAGAGAAGGTCTCATCTATGCAGGTGGTGAGTTTGATACATCTTGTTATAAAACATTCCCAACAGACGCAGACAACATCCTTCCAATCTTGCCAGGTGCATATTTCGAGGACGACATCGTTACAAGGTTCATTGATTTCGTCAGAGTAACCTTCAGTGAAGAAACACTTGAAGAAAACCTCGATTTCGTTGCGGGTGCAATTGGACGAAGAAAGAATGAAACGGCAAGGGAGGCATTGCGTCGTTACTTTTTGAATGATTTCTATAAAGATCATGTACAAATATATAAGAAGCGACCGATTTACTGGCTGTTTACATCGGGACGAGAAAAGGCGTTCAATTGTCTCATTTATATGCATAGATATGATAAAACAACGTTATCTCGCATTCGGACGGATTATTTACATGAAGTTCAGACCCGCTTAGATGCGGAGAAAAATGATTTGCTTGAAATCATTAATGGGGATTCAACAACAAGGGAAATCAACGGTGCGAAGAGAGAATTGAAATCGCTTGATAAGAAAATTGACGAGTTAAAATCGTATGATGAGCTGTTGCACCATATGGCGGATATGCAGATTGAGATTGATCTTGACGATGGTGTGAAAGTGAATTATGAGAAGTTTAAGGGGTTAGTGGCGAAGATTTGACTTTACAACGAGGGGCAATTCATATGTTGAATTGCTTCTCTTCAACTTTAGATATAAAAAATCCCGACAATTGAAAAGAGGTGAAATAATGAAAGGTGTGTTTTCAGATAACATTGATATTGACAAAAATGCCTATATAAATTGGCGGATTGAAAGACACAATCCTATTAAAAATATGTTGACCATAGCTGATGGGTTTATGGAATCTTCTATTATGTTAGCTGAACAGGCATTAAAAGATAATAGGGATAAAAAAGCAGATATCATAATCTACCCCATCCTATTTAGTGCAAACCATGCAATTGAATTGTATTTGAAGGCGATTGGATGGACGATTAATATACTTCTCGAAAATGATAAGAGAGTAGAAGGCGGACATGATATTCAGCAAATCCTAAATGTAGTTAAATCAAGGGTTAATGAATTTGAGATTGATAAGGACCGCAAGAAAGCCTTCAAAGAGTTGATCAACAATCTGGAGAATTATATTAAGGAACTATTTTTAAAAATTGAAACTAAAGATGACGGAAAAAATAAAGATAATATGGACTTTTCCAGGTATCCTTTTGATACGAAATATGTATCACATTTCTATATAGAAACATTTGATAATGTTGTAGTTGATTTAGAGAACTTTGTTGAAAGGTTCAAAGAGATAGGACAGAATTTGAATCAAATTGCATCCCATTATTTATATGATTTTTTGCTTGCTGAAAATGAGTGAGAGATTGGGGCAATAATGTTTTATGAAAGTTGGTGAGGTTAATGAATATGAGTCAAATTGAATCCGCATTACAAGATATTTTCAACGAACCCCTAAAAGACGGAGAACTGCGAAAAATTGTGTTCTGGGTGGACAAGGACGAAGAATTTATTGAAGAAATTGAGCAATTGACGATTGCTGGTGTTAAAGTCCAAACATTATCGGATAACAACCAATTCTACATGAAGCATTTATTAGAGGAAGAAGATCCGACTTCTTCTTATTTAATCTATACGAATGTGGAGTTAGGTGTAGAGGACAACTGGCTGGCGGATACGGTGTTGTATTCGAAGACGTTTTTTGCAGATCGGGTGTCTCTTCTATTGAGTGAGCTTCACATTGACCCATCACTTAGAGCGACCGTTAAAAAGCATGAACGATTCTTTAATAACAAAGAACGATTCCGCAAATTCAAGGCATTTGGCATCGAATCTTATACAGAAGAAACGATCGAACTGGCGATCATGAGTGTTCTTTGCAACGTGAAGACTCCTGATTTTGAAGCGGTGTTAAAAACGGTGCTAATGGATACGCTGGATGATAACGACAACAAGTATTTGTCGCTAATGGAGCGATTCTTTGAACTTGACGTGTTTTGGGCATATGTGGCGAATCATTACGGCTACGAGCGTGAAACGAAGACGTTGAAGACGCTGTTCATTCATTTAACGGTGACAGCGTTCAATCATTCCGTGAGCGAAAATTATTTGATGGCAGTGCAAGATTTTATTGCCGAACGAAACAAAGCGAATGCATTGGTATTCATCGACCATTGGATGCACCACAAAACGGATTACACAGTTTTTGATGAATATGCCGAAATGGTTGAACAAGAAATCCAGTTGTCGGGCCTATTGCAAACTGTTCCGATTGATGAATTCAAGCAGGCGGATACATTCCCGTATATCGACAAGGCAATCATCATTCATATTGCTAATAGCTTGATGGAGAAGCTGGAAGATTATGAGGAATACACAAAGCTCATTAAGCTGAGACGAGCGAAGCATTATTACGAAAAATATGCATCCGTATACGAAGCCCTCTATTATACGGTGAAGATGCATGAATTCCATAAAGAACATCAGCAAGGCATTCCACAGGGTCGGGCAATCGACCTGTTTGATGCGTATCGTAAAGAATATCACGTCATGGATACATACTACCGCAAGTTTTACGTTGCGTACGATGAAGAAAGCAACCACGAATTATTGAAAAAGCTGAAAGAGCTTGTGGAACATCTGTATACGAATTGGTTTATGGGAGAGTTGAGTTCGCATTGGTCACAAGCGGTGAAAGCGGAAATGACCGAAGAATGGTCGCTTCCTGGCGTACAAAATCAGCAAGCGTTTTATTCATCCATTGTCGCACCGCATATTCGTAATGGCGATCGTGTCTTTGTCATCATTTCGGATGCGATGAGATATGAAGTGGGTGTTGAACTTGCAGAACGGTTGAACTCTGAAACGATGGGTGTCTGTGACATGCAGACGATGCTTGGGGTTGTGCCATCTGTCACTAAGCTTGGAATGGCCTCATTGCTTCCACATAGAAGTCTTGATTTTGACGAAAACGGCCGTGTACTTGTCGACGGTAAAGATTCAGCGGGACTTGAAAATCGTAAGAAAATTATTGAGTCCTTTGTTGAAGAGAGCATTGCCGTTCATTTCCAAGAAGTGTTGGCAATGAATAAGGCAGGAAGACGTGAAACGTTTAAAGGGAAGAAATTGGTTTATCTCTATCATGATACGATTGATGCAATGGGCGACAAAGCTTCAACGGAAATTTACACATTTAATGCAGTGGAGACAGCGTTAAATCAGTTGTACGATTTGGTGAAAATCATTCGGGATGATTTAAGTGGAACGAACATTTATATTACTGCTGATCATGGCTTCCTCTATCAGCGAGATGCACTGGAAGAGAGCGATAAGATTGGCAATGAAATAGTTGATGCGGTTGAAGTGAAGCGTCGTTATGTACTTTCAAAAGATAAACGTGATGTTTCGGGACAACTGACAATAGACCTCTCTTCCGTTGTGAAAAATAAACATCAGTTTACTGCCTATGTACCGAATGGTACGATTCGTAATCGAATGCAAGGTACTGGCGTGAACTTTGTGCATGGTGGGGCAAGTTTGCAGGAAGTTGTTGTTCCGTTAGTTGCCTTTAAAAACAAACGGGCAGGACAAAGAGGTTCCCAAGTCATCCAAAAGGTTGATGTTAGGCTCACAAGTACAACACGCAAAATTACGAATAGCATATTCAACTTGGATTTCTTCCAAACCGAAAAAGTGGAAGACAAGATGATCCCTCGAACAGTTGTCATTTACATGGCTGATGCAGAAGGGAATGTTTTATCAAATGAAGAAACAATTATCGGTGATCGTTCGTTTGATAATCCTGCCGATCGGACTTTTAAGTTACAATTTGTACTGAAAAGTATTTCGTATGATCGTAACAAGATGTATTACTTAATGATAAAAGATACGGAAACGGGCGTTGTGACTGAAAAAGTACCGTTTTCCATCAATTTAGGAATCGTGAGTGATTTTGATTTTTAATTGAGGGGGTGTAATTGTGGGAGAGAGTGTGGAAGAGGCGTTGACGTTGGATCTCGATAAAAAGTTGAATGAAGCCTTTGCTGGTCGTGTTGTCCGTAAAGACTTGACGAAGTTGATTAAAGAAGGGGCAAATGTGCCTGTCTATGTGCTGGAATACTTACTTGGTATGTATGCGGCCACGGACGACGAAGAAAGCATCCAAGAGGGTGTTGAGCGTGTTAAAAAGATCCTTTCCGATAACTTCGTCCGTCCAGACGAGGCAGAAAAGATTAAATCACGCATTCGGGAGCTGGGGCAGTATTCCATTATTGATAAAGTGACTGTGGCACTAAATCCAAAGTTGGATCAGTATGAAGCTGAATTTTCCAATTTAGGGTTGAAAGGCGTTCCTGTACCTTCTAACTTCGTGAAAGAATATGACAAACTTCTTGTCGGCGGAATTTGGTGTATGGTTAAAATTGATTATTATTACGATGAAGAGGCTCGGAATATCAATCCGTTCAGTGTAAGTACCCTACAGCCAATTCAAATGCCAAATATGGATATCAAGGAAGTGTTTGAAGGTCGGAAGCAATTTACGAAGGACGAATGGATTGATGTGTTGATTCGTTCCACTGGAATGGAGCCCACACAGTTGGAAGAGCGAGTGAAGTGGCATCTTTTGTTACGACTCGTTCCACTGGTTGAAAATAACTTTAACATGTGTGAACTTGGACCCCGTGGGACAGGGAAATCCCATGTCTATAAAGAGATTTCCCCTAACTCCATCTTAGTGTCGGGTGGTCAATCTACTGTTGCAAATCTTTTCTACAACATGTCAACTCGAAAAATTGGATTGGTTGGCATGTGGGATTGCGTCGCTTTTGATGAAGTAGCGGGTATTCGCTTTAAAGATAAAGATGGTATTCAAATCATGAAGGACTACATGGCATCAGGCTCATTTGCTAGAGGAAAAGAAGAGAAAAATGCTTCTGCCTCCATGGTGTTTGTCGGGAATATCAACCAAAGTGTTGATGTACTGCTAAAGACATCACATCTGTTTGCTCCATTCCCCGAAGAAATGGCGAATGATACGGCATTCTTCGATCGGATGCATTATTATATGCCTGGTTGGGAAATTCCGAAAATGAGACCTGCTTTTTTTACCGATAAGTACGGATTCATCGTTGATTATATCGCTGAATTCTTTAGGGAAATGCGAAAGCGTTCATTTGCTGATTCAATCGACCGATATTTTAAGCTCGGCAACAATTTGAATCAACGGGATACAGTAGCTGTTCGCAAGACAGTATCAGGCATGGTGAAACTCATATATCCGCATGGTGTATACACGAAAGAAGACATCGAAGAAATCATTAAGTATGCATTGGAAGGTCGCCGTCGTGTCAAAGAACAGCTAAAGAAGATCGGTGGTATGGAGTTTTACGATGTCATGTTCTCTTATATAGATAAGGAAACTTTAGAAGAGGAGTATGTTTCCGTTCCAGAACAAGGGGGCGGAAAACTCATTCCAGAGGGCATGGGCAAGCCAGGACATGTCTATGTGGTCGGACATGGCAACTCAGGGATGATTGGTGTGTATAAGCTTGAAAACCAGGTTGTAAGTGGAACAGGGAAATTTGA is a genomic window containing:
- the pglZ gene encoding BREX-1 system phosphatase PglZ type A; amino-acid sequence: MSQIESALQDIFNEPLKDGELRKIVFWVDKDEEFIEEIEQLTIAGVKVQTLSDNNQFYMKHLLEEEDPTSSYLIYTNVELGVEDNWLADTVLYSKTFFADRVSLLLSELHIDPSLRATVKKHERFFNNKERFRKFKAFGIESYTEETIELAIMSVLCNVKTPDFEAVLKTVLMDTLDDNDNKYLSLMERFFELDVFWAYVANHYGYERETKTLKTLFIHLTVTAFNHSVSENYLMAVQDFIAERNKANALVFIDHWMHHKTDYTVFDEYAEMVEQEIQLSGLLQTVPIDEFKQADTFPYIDKAIIIHIANSLMEKLEDYEEYTKLIKLRRAKHYYEKYASVYEALYYTVKMHEFHKEHQQGIPQGRAIDLFDAYRKEYHVMDTYYRKFYVAYDEESNHELLKKLKELVEHLYTNWFMGELSSHWSQAVKAEMTEEWSLPGVQNQQAFYSSIVAPHIRNGDRVFVIISDAMRYEVGVELAERLNSETMGVCDMQTMLGVVPSVTKLGMASLLPHRSLDFDENGRVLVDGKDSAGLENRKKIIESFVEESIAVHFQEVLAMNKAGRRETFKGKKLVYLYHDTIDAMGDKASTEIYTFNAVETALNQLYDLVKIIRDDLSGTNIYITADHGFLYQRDALEESDKIGNEIVDAVEVKRRYVLSKDKRDVSGQLTIDLSSVVKNKHQFTAYVPNGTIRNRMQGTGVNFVHGGASLQEVVVPLVAFKNKRAGQRGSQVIQKVDVRLTSTTRKITNSIFNLDFFQTEKVEDKMIPRTVVIYMADAEGNVLSNEETIIGDRSFDNPADRTFKLQFVLKSISYDRNKMYYLMIKDTETGVVTEKVPFSINLGIVSDFDF
- the brxL gene encoding protease Lon-related BREX system protein BrxL; the encoded protein is MGESVEEALTLDLDKKLNEAFAGRVVRKDLTKLIKEGANVPVYVLEYLLGMYAATDDEESIQEGVERVKKILSDNFVRPDEAEKIKSRIRELGQYSIIDKVTVALNPKLDQYEAEFSNLGLKGVPVPSNFVKEYDKLLVGGIWCMVKIDYYYDEEARNINPFSVSTLQPIQMPNMDIKEVFEGRKQFTKDEWIDVLIRSTGMEPTQLEERVKWHLLLRLVPLVENNFNMCELGPRGTGKSHVYKEISPNSILVSGGQSTVANLFYNMSTRKIGLVGMWDCVAFDEVAGIRFKDKDGIQIMKDYMASGSFARGKEEKNASASMVFVGNINQSVDVLLKTSHLFAPFPEEMANDTAFFDRMHYYMPGWEIPKMRPAFFTDKYGFIVDYIAEFFREMRKRSFADSIDRYFKLGNNLNQRDTVAVRKTVSGMVKLIYPHGVYTKEDIEEIIKYALEGRRRVKEQLKKIGGMEFYDVMFSYIDKETLEEEYVSVPEQGGGKLIPEGMGKPGHVYVVGHGNSGMIGVYKLENQVVSGTGKFDKSGVGSSREARESLDTAFRFFTANSKSISNTISTKTKDYLMHISDLQGIGLTDELAIAELIGLCSGALDKPVQESTVVIGNMTVGGTIAKVEEFANVLQVCVDAGAKKVLIPASSVMDLQTVPPDLLVKVQPVFYADPIDAVFKALGVS